Proteins encoded by one window of Xanthomonas sp. DAR 80977:
- a CDS encoding YnfA family protein, whose translation MKTLLLFVLTAVAEIVGCYLPYLWLREQRSAWLLLPAGASLAAFVWLLSLHPEASGRVYAAYGGVYIAVALLWLWAVQSIRPTRWDLLGAGLCLLGMAVIMFAPRQG comes from the coding sequence GTGAAGACGCTGCTGCTGTTCGTGCTGACCGCGGTGGCCGAGATCGTCGGCTGCTACCTGCCGTACCTGTGGCTGCGCGAGCAGCGCAGCGCGTGGCTGCTGCTGCCGGCGGGCGCCAGCCTGGCCGCGTTCGTGTGGTTGTTGAGCCTGCATCCGGAGGCCAGCGGCCGCGTCTACGCCGCGTACGGCGGCGTCTACATCGCGGTGGCGCTGCTGTGGCTGTGGGCGGTGCAATCGATCCGGCCCACGCGCTGGGACCTGCTCGGCGCCGGCCTGTGCCTGCTGGGCATGGCGGTGATCATGTTCGCGCCGCGGCAGGGCTGA
- a CDS encoding Mpo1-like protein: MRRFASFRAFYPFYLSEHRHRLSRRLHFVGSVAVLLSLLLAICSGQPRWLWAAPLCGYGCAWAGHFFFEKNRPATFRHPLYSFVGDWVMFKDMLLGRIRW, encoded by the coding sequence ATGCGTCGCTTCGCCAGTTTCCGCGCGTTCTATCCGTTCTACCTGAGCGAGCACCGGCATCGGCTGTCGCGGCGGCTGCATTTCGTCGGCAGCGTCGCGGTCCTGCTGTCGCTGCTGCTGGCGATCTGCAGCGGCCAGCCGCGCTGGCTGTGGGCGGCGCCGCTGTGCGGCTACGGCTGCGCCTGGGCCGGGCATTTCTTCTTCGAGAAGAACCGCCCGGCGACCTTTCGCCACCCGCTGTACTCCTTCGTCGGCGACTGGGTGATGTTCAAGGACATGCTGCTCGGGCGCATCCGCTGGTAG